Proteins from a genomic interval of Clostridium scatologenes:
- a CDS encoding helix-turn-helix domain-containing protein, producing MSKEIPSNTVKVITMLKLDNGVVIDSEELTPEQKEAYIEFAIHLAAPKIAKYIAEGGLVKAPGEVCSEQLVNEAFFNYPPMMTVKQAAKFLNVGESTVREMERRWNGKFFPAVRMGSSIRIPRDELIQWVKDGGINKYKEEIAKADAEYEEQKRRNRGQSPSRDRSIIKKTR from the coding sequence ATGTCAAAAGAAATACCATCAAACACAGTTAAAGTTATTACTATGCTTAAGTTAGATAATGGGGTTGTTATTGATTCAGAAGAGTTAACTCCTGAACAGAAAGAGGCTTATATTGAATTTGCTATACATTTAGCGGCTCCCAAAATAGCTAAATATATTGCTGAAGGAGGTTTGGTAAAAGCACCAGGGGAAGTATGCAGTGAACAACTTGTGAATGAAGCTTTTTTTAATTATCCACCTATGATGACTGTTAAACAGGCAGCAAAATTTCTTAATGTTGGAGAATCAACCGTAAGGGAAATGGAAAGACGTTGGAATGGGAAGTTCTTTCCAGCAGTTCGTATGGGTAGTAGTATTAGGATACCTAGAGATGAGTTGATTCAATGGGTGAAAGATGGAGGTATTAATAAGTATAAAGAAGAGATAGCTAAGGCAGATGCAGAATATGAAGAACAAAAAAGAAGAAATCGGGGGCAGAGTCCAAGTAGAGATAGAAGTATTATAAAAAAAACTAGATAA